The following coding sequences are from one Capsicum annuum cultivar UCD-10X-F1 chromosome 3, UCD10Xv1.1, whole genome shotgun sequence window:
- the LOC107863481 gene encoding probable RNA-binding protein EIF1AD codes for MTGGRKNLKRAVQEEFLTLQKGQSIMQVVDLRGSNLIQVTDAKGETSLAIFPAKFQKSMWIKRGNFVVVDESGREEATESGRKVGCVVTQVLYHDQVHVLQKSPEWPEIFKFTEVENSKQDTQSQNSQVDENEDSSDDDGLPPLEANTNRLNPFQRESETESDSDTGP; via the exons ATGACAGGGGGAAGGAAGAATTTGAAAAGGGCTGTCCAAGAAGAATTTTTGACTCTTCAAAAAGGACAAAGCATTATGCAGGTTGTGGACCTTCGAGGTTCCAATCTTATTCAA GTAACGGATGCGAAAGGTGAAACATCATTAGCAATATTCCCAGCTAAATTTCAAAAGAGCATGTGGATTAAAAGAG GCAATTTTGTTGTGGTGGATGAGAGTGGCAGAGAAGAAGCTACTGAATCAGGTAGAAAAGTGGGATGTGTTGTTACGCAGGTTCTCTATCATGACCAGGTCCATGTGCTTCAAAAGTCACCTGAATG GCCAGAGATCTTCAAATTCACAGAAGTAGAGAATTCAAAACAGGATACGCAGTCACAAAATTCTCAGGTGGATGAAAATGAAGACTCAAGTGATGATGATGGACTCCCTCCATTAGAAGCCAATACAAACAGATTAAATCCTTTTCAACGGGAGTCTGAAACAGAGTCTGATTCAGATACTGGTCCCTGA